Part of the Paenibacillus guangzhouensis genome is shown below.
GTTATGCTCGTAACGTTGCTGATTGATTTATCACTAGCTTATATTTGCGCATTTATCTTCAGTGTCATCGCGAGCATTATTTTTAATGTGGGACAAGGTCAAATCTTTGATTTTCAGTTCGGCTTCGTTACAGCCGTGATGTCCTTTGCCTCGGTATTTGCGATCCATCGCGCCAGCCAGCGTTCGACGATCTTGAAGGCGGGAATTATGATCTGTCTGTTCGGCGCGTTAACGGTCGCGATGCTCACCATGCTGAACGGTGATTCGTTCGCGCAGCGCGATGTGCTCTACGCGATAGGGTTCGCCTTTGCAAGCGGTCTGCTTACGGCGGTGCTCGTTATTGGCTTAATGCCCTTCTTCGAAGTGACCTTTGGCATTCTGTCAGCCCTGAAGCTCGTCGAGTTGTCGAATCCGAACCATCCGTTACTGCGTAAATTATTGACGGAGACGCCAGGGACATATCATCATAGCGTCATGGTAGGTAACTTGTCGGAAGCAGCAGCAGAATCGATCGGTGCGAATGGACTGCTCTGCCGCGTGGGATCGTTTTATCACGATATCGGCAAGACGAAGCGCCCAAGTTATTTCATAGAGAATCAGACGAACATTGAGAATCCTCATGATTCGATTGATCCGAAGCTTAGTAAATCCATTATTACGGCGCATCCGCGCGATGGGGTTGAAATGCTCAAGGATTACAAAATTCCGAAGCCAATTCGTGATATTGCGGAGCAGCATCATGGAACAACCTTTTTGAAGTATTTCTATCATAAAGCGTTGAAGCAAGCCGAAGAACAAGGGATCGAACCAGACTTTACCGAGGATGATTTCCGTTATCCTGGGCCCAAAGCGCAGTCCAAAGAATCCGCGATTGTCGGGATTTCAGACTGTGTCGAAGCCGCGGTACGCTCTTTGCGTAACCCAACGGTGGATCAAATTGAGACCTTAATCTCCAAAATCGTCAAAGACCGTCTAGACGATCAGCAATATAACGAGTGTGATCTAACGATGAAAGAGTTGGACACAGTGGCACACTCTCTGAAGGAGACCGTGATGGGGATATTCCATTCCCGGATCGAGTACCCGGAAGATGTCAAGGCCAAAACAAAATCATAGAGGTGTCGTTCATGAGTTTGCATTTAGAGTGGAATAATGAACAAGAGGAATTGCCAATCTCAGAATCACTGATTGCGCAATTGAATCAACTATTGCAGCTTGCTGCAGAAATGGAAGGCGTTACGGAGGGAGAAGTGGAGTTAACCTTCGTTGACGATGAACAAATCCATCAGCTGAACCGCGATTATCGCGGGATTGATCGGCCTACCGATGTGCTTTCCTTCGCTATGCATGAAGAAAAAGATGAAGAACTCGATATCATCTATGAAGTGGATTCAGAGGATGAGATGTCAGCTATTACCGATACGTTCGGGGATATTATTATCTCTGTGACACGCGCGCGTGCGCAAAGTGAAGAATACGGCCATTCCTTAGAACGCGAAATCGGATTTCTATTCGTACATGGATTCCTGCATCTGCTCGGTTATGATCACCAAGATGAGGCAAGCGAGCAGGAAATGATGGGCAAACAGGAAGCCGTGCTCCGCCAAGCGGGACTGACGAGATAATGAAAAAGCGACGGGTTGCAATTCATCCGTTCGTCGCGGCGTTCTCAGGTATTGCTCGCGCAGTTCGTACGGAGCCTCATATGCCGATTCATCTGATGGCTTCCTTACTCGTTACTGCGGCGGGATTCTTCTTCTCCATCTCAAAGATGGAGTGGTTGGTACTTCTGATCACCATGGCCCTCGTTATTGGGGCGGAGTTAATGAATACGGCGATTGAGTATGCGGTCGATTTAGCGACAGAAGAAATTCATCCGCTTGCTAAAGCTGCCAAAGACATAGCCGCAGGTGCCGTACTCGTCACTGCGGTTTTTGCCGTCATTATCGGGGTGATCATCTTTTATTCCCCTGTGCTGAAATGGATGGAGACGTTATTCTAAGGAGCGATGAACGATGCAAATCGATGGTCCTAAATTATTGGAACAGGCGGCAAACGCAAGATTACAAGCCTACGCGCCTTACTCGAAGTTCCAGGTGGGCGCTGCCCTCCTCGACAGCCAAGGACACATACATCTGGGCTGCAATGTGGAAAATGCAGCGTATGGTCCGACGAACTGCGCGGAACGGACAGCGTTGTTCAGAGCCATTGCAGACGGACATTCGCTGGGCAGCTTCAAGGCGATTGCTGTGATCGGCGATACGGACACACCAATTACGCCATGCGGCGTGTGTCGTCAAGTTTTAGTGGAGTTGTGCGATCGTGATATGCCCGTGTTTATGGGGAACGTTAAAGGAGATTGGACGCAGACGACCGTTGGCGAGTTATTGCCGGGCGCGTTCGATTCACGGAGTTTAGATCATTCATAATTTATAATACGGATTGGAGTATTTCCATGCAAAAGTCAAAACAATTTAAATCCGGCTTCGTCGCGATCATCGGACGGCCGAACGTAGGTAAATCAACCCTTATGAATCAGGTCATTGGTCAGAAAATTGCGATTATGTCGGATAAGCCGCAGACCACTCGGAACAAAATTCACGGTGTCTATACGTCGAATGATAGCCAAATCGTCTTCTTGGATACGCCGGGGATTCACAAACGTCAGTCGAAGCTCGGCGATTACATGAATACCGTCGCGCTCAATACGCTGAATGAAGTTGAAGCGGTTCTGTTCCTTGTGGATGTTGCCGAAGGTCTTGGCGGTGGGGATCGCTATATTATCGAGCAACTCAAGCGTATCAAGACACCGGTATTTCTGGTCTTGAATAAGATTGACCGCGTTGAGCCAGAAGCGCTGCTACCGATTATCGTTGCTTATAAGGATTTGTATCCATTCGCAGAAATCGTACCGATCTCGGCGATGAACGGGAATAATGTCAATACACTGCTCGAGCAAATCTCAAAATATTTGCCGGAGGGGCCGCAGTACTATCCAGACGATCAGGTAACGGACCATCCGGAGCAATTCGTTATCGCAGAGCTGATTCGCGAGAAAATTCTTCATCTGACGCGGGAAGAGATTCCTCACTCCATTGCCGTGGCCATCGAAGATATGAAGGTGCAGGAGAATGGTGTTGTAAATATTATGGCGGTCATTTATGTCGAGCGCGATTCGCAGAAGGGGATCGTAATCGGCAAGCAGGGTGCGCTGCTGAAGGAAGTTGGCAAACAAGCGCGCAAAGACATTGAGAACTTGCTGGGATCAAGAATTTTCTTGGAGTTGTGGGTAAAAGTGAAGAAGGATTGGCGGAATCAGGAGCGGATCTTGAAGGATCTCGGTTTCCGTCATGACGCTTAAGTCGCAGAGAATATTCCAAGATTAGGAGTCTCGCTTACCGTCATTTTGCAGGATAGTTCTACGTGTTTCGTACATCCTATGAAGGAGAGCATAGTCACTTCCGAACAGAAAGGATGAATACGAATGCGAGATTTTTCGTGGAAGTATTTTGCAATGACGGGGGATGTCGATGCGTATTTGCTGTACAACCAAGTAAATAATCAACACATCGAAGCGAAGCAAGAAGATGTAGAAGAAATCATTCTAGACGAAGCCGTTGAATAACGACGCCTTTAGGTAATTAATTGAGTAATCATGGGGGATAATACATGCTATATAGGGTGGAAGGCATTGTCATCCGCAGCATGGACTACGGTGAGGGGAACAAAATCATCACACTCTGCACGAAAACAAGTGGCAAAGTCGGCGTTCTTGTGCGCGGTGCGAAGAAAGTAAAAAGCCGGCATGCCGCAATGACACAGTTATTTACGTACGGGGAGTTCGTGTATTTCAAGACCGGACAGCTCGGGACTTTGAATCAAGGTGAGATTCTAGAATCTCACCATGTTTTGCGTGAACAGCTTCATTTGGCGGCTTATGCATCCTATGTCGCGGAATTATTGGATCGTGGGATTGAAGCAGGCGAAGTCGGAGCGTACCTATTCGAGCAGTTAAATGCTTGTTTAACCGCACTTGAGCAAGGCAAAGATCCGCAAATTACAACGCATTTATTCGAGATGAAGATGCTGCAGGCAGCAGGTTATCATCCGGAGCTTCAGACCTGCGTATCCTGCGGTCGCGATGATGCCCCGATGTTATTCAGCAGTCGACTCGGTGGCACGTTATGTCTTCATTGCCAGAACCGGGATCCCGCAGCGATCATGATTTCAGAAGGCACGCTTAAGCTGCTTCGGTTGTTCGATCGGATGGATATGCGGCGGTTAGGGAATATTTCAGTCAAGCCTGAGACGAAGGCGCAGATGAAGCAGTGCATGCGTTCATTCATGGATATGCATATGGGTCTTCATCTTAAATCACAGAACTTTCTGGATCAGATGGACAAATACAACATTTAGCGCTATAATAAATTAAGTTATGTGTTTTTTGAAGAAACTTTATAAGTGGTCGGAAAGAGTAGTTCGTTTGGGTTTGGTTTAGCGAGTCGGGGATGGTGAGAGCCCGATCCATCATAACGAATGAAAGGCACTCCGAGTCAAACCACATGGTATGAAAAGCGGATCAAGATTATTGATCAAGTAGGGTGGAACCGCGGGAAATATACTCTCGTCCCTATGTCTGTACAACAGGCATAGCGATGAGAGTTTTTTGTTGTACAGAAACCATTACAGAGAAGAAAAGGAGTATGGAAAATGAATTTTCAACAGATTATTCTGACCCTGCAAAATTTCTGGGCCGAGCAGAACTGTGTCGTTGTTCAGCCTTATGATGTGGAGAAAGGTGCCGGAACGCTGAATCCAATGACTTTCTTGCGCAGCATCGGTCCTGAGCCGTGGAACGTTGCATACGTTGAACCTTCCCGCCGCCCAGCAGACGGACGTTATGGGGAGAACCCGAACCGTCTCTATCAGCATCATCAATTCCAAGTCATTATGAAGCCATCGCCGGACAATATTCAAGAGCTGTATCTTGAAAGCTTGAAACGTCTTGGCGTTGACCCACTCGAGCACGACATTCGGTTCGTTGAAGATAACTGGGAGCATCCAGGTCTAGGCGCTTGGGGACTCGGTTGGGAAGTATGGCTCGACGGGATGGAAGTTACACAATTTACGTATTTCCAACAAGTTGGCGGGATCGAGACTAATCCGGTTGCCGTTGAGATTACGTACGGTTTAGAACGACTTGCTTCTTATATTCAAGCGAAAGAAAATGTGTTCGAATTGGAATGGGTTGACGGAATTACATACGGAGATGTATTCTTACAGCCTGAATATGAGCATTCCAAATATACGTTTGAGACTTCTGATGTGCCTATGTTGTTCCAATTGTTCAATACCTATGAGGAAGAAGCGCGCAAGACGATGGATCAGAACCTGGTATTCCCGGCTTATGATTATGTGTTGAAATGTTCCCATACATTTAACTTGCTCGATGCACGCGGGGCGATCAGCGTAACGGAACGTACAGGATATATTACGCGTGTTCGTAACCTATCGCGTCAAATTGCTGCGACATATTTAGCAGAGCGTGAGAAGCTAGGTTTCCCAATGCTTAAGAAAGGAGAGGTGTAGAATGACTAGAGAATTATTGCTCGAAATTGGGATGGAAGAAGTCCCGGCCCGTTTCCTTCGTAATAGTATGGATCAGTTGAAGGATCGTCTTGTCAAATGGCTGACTGAGGCTCGGGTTGAATTTGGTCAAGTCGAAGCTTATGCGACGCCAAGACGTATTGCCGTACTCATTCATCAAGTGGCTGAGAAGCAACAGGATATTAATGAGGAAGTTAAGGGTCCATCGCGTAAAATCGCTAAAGACGAGAGCGGCAATTGGAGTAAAGCGGCATTAGGATTTGCACGCAGTCAAGGTGTTGATCCAGAGCAATTCTACTTCAAAGAACTTGGCGGCGTTGAATATATCTATGCGAATAAGAGCAGCGCTGGTGTAGAGACTGCTTCCGTTCTGTCCGAAGGGCTCATGCATTGCATTTCGTCGATGAACTTTCCGAAAAATATGCGCTGGGGCGCTTACGATTTTAAATTTGTTCGTCCAATTCGCTGGATGGTTGCGTTATTCGGCTCTGAGATTATTCCGCTTGAGATTTGTGGTGTTGCGGCAGGGAATGTCACGCGTGGACATCGCTTCTTAGGTCAAGAGACGGTTGTTTCTTCACCATCGGAATATGTCGCTAAACTGCGTGAGCAATTTGTCATTGCTGATCTAGCAGAACGTGAGCAATTAATTTTGAACCAGATCAATGCGCTTGCTGATGAGAAGCAATGGAAGATTGCGATCAAGGAAGACTTGTTAGAAGAAGTCTTGTTCCTTGTCGAGTATCCGAGTGTTTTGTTCGGTACGTTCGATCCTTCATTCTTGGAAATTCCGCAAGAGGTGCTTATCACATCGATGCGCGAACATCAGCGATATTTCCCAGTGCTGGATGCAGCTGGCCAACTGCTGCCGTTCTTTGTTACCGTTCGTAACGGCGATCGTCATGCGATCGATACCGTGGCGAAAGGGAATGAGAAAGTACTGCGTGCCCGTCTGTCTGACGCGAAATTCTTCTATGACGAAGATCAGAACTTCCCGATCGCGGATGCTCTTGCGAAATTGGAGACGATCGTATTTCATGAGGAGCTTGGAACGGTTGGTGATAAAGTCCGTCGTATTCGCGCGATTTCGGATCAGCTTGCGGCGCGTCTGCATACCGATTCGGACACTTCCAAACTTGTTAGCCGTACCGCGGATATTTGTAAATTCGATCTTGTCACGCAAATGGTCTATGAATTTCCTGAATTGCAAGGTGTGATGGGTGAAGATTATGCGCGTAAAGCGGGAGAGCCTGTACAAGTTGCGGCAGCGATTAATGAACATTATCAACCGCGGTTCTCAGGCGACAATTCGCCAGCGTCACTTATCGGAGCGATTGTCAGTATTGCGGATAAAATGGATACGATCGTAGGCTGCTTCTCGATTGGCATTATTCCGACTGGTTCGGCAGATCCATATGCCTTGCGCCGTCAAGCCGCAGGTATCGTCCAAATCATTTTAGATCACAAGCTGCCAATCGGTCTCACAGAATTGTTCGATATGGCGATGGATATTCATGATTCTGCACAATTGTTGAAACGAAACCGTGATGAAATACGTATAGACTTATGTGAATTCTTCTCGCTGCGCGTGAAGAACGTGTTTACAGACAAAGTTCGTTACGATGTCGTGGATGCCGTCATGGCTAGTGGATTCGATCATCTTGTGTCGGTAGTAGCGCGTGGAACGCAATTGATGAAGGTTGTGTCAGAGCAATCGGAGTTCAAAGTTACCGTCGAGTCGTTCAACCGCGTATCCAACCTGGCATCCAAAGCAGAATCCTTTGCGATCCAAGCTTCGAAATTTGTAGAATCGGTTGAGCAAGATTTGTATGATCAACATCAATCGGTTCATGCAAAATATCACGAGGCGCTGCAGGCTGGAGACATGGTGTCTGCTCTTGAACAGCTAAGTAATCTTCAAAATGTGATCACTGCTTATTTCGATAAAGTCATGGTGATGGCTGAAGATACGGAAGTTCGTGCGAATCGCTTGGCGCAGCTGCATGCCATTGCAGAAGATTTGAAGTTATTTGCTGATTTCTCCAAAATTGTGTGGGCTTAAAGATAAGTTGTCGCTTTGAGCAGGATTTTTTAAATCTCTATCGTATATAATATGAGGGAGGAGAATGTAAGTTCTCTTTCTTCATATTATTTTTATGAATCAGGTGGTCTTACATCGCAATGACATCGTATCGAATCGTAGTGGATGCAGATGCATGCCCAGTGAAACAAGAAATCACTCAAGTTGCAAAGGTATTCTCGGTTCCCGTCTTGATGGTCGCTTCATTTGATCATCGACTGCAGCCGGCAGAAGGCGTTGAAATTGTCCAAGTCGATCGATCGGATCAATCTGTTGATCTCTATATTGCCAATCGAATTCAAGCGAAGGATATTCTCGTGACCCAAGATTTTGGTCTTGCGACGATCGGCCTTGCCAAGCGAGGAATTGTCTTATCGCCACGGGGTCAGCAATATACGGATGAGACGATTGATTTCCTGCTGGATCGCAGGCATACGCAAGCCAAACAACGCCGAAGCGGTAAGCATAGCAAGGGCCCTAAACCCTTCACAGATGAGGATCGACAAATTTTTCAACACAAACTGACAAAAGTTTTAAAGAACTTGCAGGAGAATGTGCTGGAATAGCGAATAAATATTACGTATGGATGAAGGTGGTTGTGATGAGTACCGGTAATGGCAACATTCCGGAGGACGTTATTGAGACGGTGCTGCGGCATCATGATATCGTCGATACCGTCGGCAAATATGTTCATCTAACGAAACAAGGGAAGTATATGAAGGGACTCTGTCCTTTTCATTCCGAGAAAACACCGTCATTTACGGTTACGCCTGTGAAACAGATTTTTCATTGTTATGGCTGCGGTAAAGGCGGAAATGCAATTAAATTCATTATGGAAATTGAAGGATATTCATTTCCTGAAGCTGTGCGAATGCTTGCCGAAGATGCGGAGATTCCGATCCAATGGAACGCTCAACTAGAGCACTCCCCACGTAATCAGCGGCGTGAGGATTTGCTGAAGGCTCATGAATTAACTGCTATGTTGTATCACTTTCTGCTTAAAAATTCGGATCATGGTCAACCCGCAATGGAATATTTGCGTGGCCGTGGATTTACGGATAAACTAATTGACCAATTTCAGATTGGTTATGCACCGAATCGTTGGGATACGTTGTCTCAATTCCTGACGAAAAGAGGGTTTGATCTCTCGGAGATGGAGAAAGGCGGATTATTATCACCTCGCTCCGATGGTTCCGGGTATGTGGATCGGTTCCGGGACCGTATCATGTTTCCGATTTGGGATCGCAACGGTAAAGTCATTGCTTTTGCCGGTAGGATCATGCATGATGGTCAACCCAAATATTTAAATTCTCCAGAAACAATGCTCTTTAACAAAAGCCGTGTGTTGTACAATTTGAATCATGCGAAATCTTCGATTCGCAAACAGAATCAAATTGTGTTATTCGAAGGATATGCGGATGTTATTCAATCTTGGGATGCTGGCGTCACGAACGGAATAGCAACCATGGGGACGGCACTAACAACCGAACATTTGAATCAGCTCAAGACGCAAGCGGAAGAAATCGTCATCTGTTATGACGGGGATGATGCTGGACAAGCAG
Proteins encoded:
- the glyS gene encoding glycine--tRNA ligase subunit beta codes for the protein MTRELLLEIGMEEVPARFLRNSMDQLKDRLVKWLTEARVEFGQVEAYATPRRIAVLIHQVAEKQQDINEEVKGPSRKIAKDESGNWSKAALGFARSQGVDPEQFYFKELGGVEYIYANKSSAGVETASVLSEGLMHCISSMNFPKNMRWGAYDFKFVRPIRWMVALFGSEIIPLEICGVAAGNVTRGHRFLGQETVVSSPSEYVAKLREQFVIADLAEREQLILNQINALADEKQWKIAIKEDLLEEVLFLVEYPSVLFGTFDPSFLEIPQEVLITSMREHQRYFPVLDAAGQLLPFFVTVRNGDRHAIDTVAKGNEKVLRARLSDAKFFYDEDQNFPIADALAKLETIVFHEELGTVGDKVRRIRAISDQLAARLHTDSDTSKLVSRTADICKFDLVTQMVYEFPELQGVMGEDYARKAGEPVQVAAAINEHYQPRFSGDNSPASLIGAIVSIADKMDTIVGCFSIGIIPTGSADPYALRRQAAGIVQIILDHKLPIGLTELFDMAMDIHDSAQLLKRNRDEIRIDLCEFFSLRVKNVFTDKVRYDVVDAVMASGFDHLVSVVARGTQLMKVVSEQSEFKVTVESFNRVSNLASKAESFAIQASKFVESVEQDLYDQHQSVHAKYHEALQAGDMVSALEQLSNLQNVITAYFDKVMVMAEDTEVRANRLAQLHAIAEDLKLFADFSKIVWA
- the glyQ gene encoding glycine--tRNA ligase subunit alpha, producing the protein MNFQQIILTLQNFWAEQNCVVVQPYDVEKGAGTLNPMTFLRSIGPEPWNVAYVEPSRRPADGRYGENPNRLYQHHQFQVIMKPSPDNIQELYLESLKRLGVDPLEHDIRFVEDNWEHPGLGAWGLGWEVWLDGMEVTQFTYFQQVGGIETNPVAVEITYGLERLASYIQAKENVFELEWVDGITYGDVFLQPEYEHSKYTFETSDVPMLFQLFNTYEEEARKTMDQNLVFPAYDYVLKCSHTFNLLDARGAISVTERTGYITRVRNLSRQIAATYLAEREKLGFPMLKKGEV
- the recO gene encoding DNA repair protein RecO encodes the protein MLYRVEGIVIRSMDYGEGNKIITLCTKTSGKVGVLVRGAKKVKSRHAAMTQLFTYGEFVYFKTGQLGTLNQGEILESHHVLREQLHLAAYASYVAELLDRGIEAGEVGAYLFEQLNACLTALEQGKDPQITTHLFEMKMLQAAGYHPELQTCVSCGRDDAPMLFSSRLGGTLCLHCQNRDPAAIMISEGTLKLLRLFDRMDMRRLGNISVKPETKAQMKQCMRSFMDMHMGLHLKSQNFLDQMDKYNI
- a CDS encoding YaiI/YqxD family protein; translated protein: MTSYRIVVDADACPVKQEITQVAKVFSVPVLMVASFDHRLQPAEGVEIVQVDRSDQSVDLYIANRIQAKDILVTQDFGLATIGLAKRGIVLSPRGQQYTDETIDFLLDRRHTQAKQRRSGKHSKGPKPFTDEDRQIFQHKLTKVLKNLQENVLE
- a CDS encoding diacylglycerol kinase family protein, with the protein product MKKRRVAIHPFVAAFSGIARAVRTEPHMPIHLMASLLVTAAGFFFSISKMEWLVLLITMALVIGAELMNTAIEYAVDLATEEIHPLAKAAKDIAAGAVLVTAVFAVIIGVIIFYSPVLKWMETLF
- the ybeY gene encoding rRNA maturation RNase YbeY; the encoded protein is MSLHLEWNNEQEELPISESLIAQLNQLLQLAAEMEGVTEGEVELTFVDDEQIHQLNRDYRGIDRPTDVLSFAMHEEKDEELDIIYEVDSEDEMSAITDTFGDIIISVTRARAQSEEYGHSLEREIGFLFVHGFLHLLGYDHQDEASEQEMMGKQEAVLRQAGLTR
- the cdd gene encoding cytidine deaminase translates to MQIDGPKLLEQAANARLQAYAPYSKFQVGAALLDSQGHIHLGCNVENAAYGPTNCAERTALFRAIADGHSLGSFKAIAVIGDTDTPITPCGVCRQVLVELCDRDMPVFMGNVKGDWTQTTVGELLPGAFDSRSLDHS
- the era gene encoding GTPase Era — protein: MQKSKQFKSGFVAIIGRPNVGKSTLMNQVIGQKIAIMSDKPQTTRNKIHGVYTSNDSQIVFLDTPGIHKRQSKLGDYMNTVALNTLNEVEAVLFLVDVAEGLGGGDRYIIEQLKRIKTPVFLVLNKIDRVEPEALLPIIVAYKDLYPFAEIVPISAMNGNNVNTLLEQISKYLPEGPQYYPDDQVTDHPEQFVIAELIREKILHLTREEIPHSIAVAIEDMKVQENGVVNIMAVIYVERDSQKGIVIGKQGALLKEVGKQARKDIENLLGSRIFLELWVKVKKDWRNQERILKDLGFRHDA
- the dnaG gene encoding DNA primase gives rise to the protein MSTGNGNIPEDVIETVLRHHDIVDTVGKYVHLTKQGKYMKGLCPFHSEKTPSFTVTPVKQIFHCYGCGKGGNAIKFIMEIEGYSFPEAVRMLAEDAEIPIQWNAQLEHSPRNQRREDLLKAHELTAMLYHFLLKNSDHGQPAMEYLRGRGFTDKLIDQFQIGYAPNRWDTLSQFLTKRGFDLSEMEKGGLLSPRSDGSGYVDRFRDRIMFPIWDRNGKVIAFAGRIMHDGQPKYLNSPETMLFNKSRVLYNLNHAKSSIRKQNQIVLFEGYADVIQSWDAGVTNGIATMGTALTTEHLNQLKTQAEEIVICYDGDDAGQAAAMKAIPMLEQADFRVSVAILPDRMDPDEYIKTQGKERFRHQIIESAVAPTKFKLIYLKKSHILLEDGGKQRYVREATKLIAELQSPTEREVYLKDLAAQFPIFDYETLKQECNEFRIALQKKKPVGDNNDNWWNNVMNEKRVTEPPNLLPAFHNAERTLLAMMLQDLDVTRYVEERLGYEFNVEDHAALAAYLYAYYAQGKEPDISRFIASLSDDRLEKIAISISMMEVPMDFNTQVLDDYIREIHKVPKQLEIKRKKEEVLEAVRAGDSSRAAQLGIEIIALERDLK
- a CDS encoding YqzL family protein, whose amino-acid sequence is MRDFSWKYFAMTGDVDAYLLYNQVNNQHIEAKQEDVEEIILDEAVE
- a CDS encoding HD family phosphohydrolase, with product MFQKKLSSVLGTTFQYKMTGWKYSVGVRFLLFLFLTLLFYFSLASHLVPEKYNIQVGLPSDKQILAPTQVANNKATLKAQEQAAERVQPIYTIIPLRNQEITEQMIARIESLNQDDAVSFTEKVGIYRTAIPDIHQQYITSFMNNNRSNFTSKLLEEMRSKVSEQEYRIPEETYIKIARLTADDIAQIKPVARDIVTKLMNDQITDAESVRAKVAELVNTSSLNKRAQREVVQELARFSLTPNKFFDEDKTRDAKVQARENTQTIFIKQGDIVVHKGEVITQETYQLLDELELLKNEVNYWPQFGVLILSILLSLVLFMFIRQAGGGNFKFHNAQLLMLVLIFFLNIIAMQIVSLAQSKEVPYIGFIAPVAMGVMLVTLLIDLSLAYICAFIFSVIASIIFNVGQGQIFDFQFGFVTAVMSFASVFAIHRASQRSTILKAGIMICLFGALTVAMLTMLNGDSFAQRDVLYAIGFAFASGLLTAVLVIGLMPFFEVTFGILSALKLVELSNPNHPLLRKLLTETPGTYHHSVMVGNLSEAAAESIGANGLLCRVGSFYHDIGKTKRPSYFIENQTNIENPHDSIDPKLSKSIITAHPRDGVEMLKDYKIPKPIRDIAEQHHGTTFLKYFYHKALKQAEEQGIEPDFTEDDFRYPGPKAQSKESAIVGISDCVEAAVRSLRNPTVDQIETLISKIVKDRLDDQQYNECDLTMKELDTVAHSLKETVMGIFHSRIEYPEDVKAKTKS